A stretch of the Meles meles chromosome 19, mMelMel3.1 paternal haplotype, whole genome shotgun sequence genome encodes the following:
- the RPS19 gene encoding 40S ribosomal protein S19 yields the protein MPGVTVKDVNQQEFVRALAAFLKKSGKLKVPEWVDTVKLAKHKELAPYDENWFYTRAASTARHLYLRGGAGVGSMTKIYGGRQRNGVMPSHFSRGSKSVARRVLQALEGLKMVEKDQDGGRKLTPQGQRDLDRIAGQVAAANKKH from the exons aTGCCTGGAGTTACTGTAAAAGACGTGAACCAGCAGGAGTTCGTCAGAGCTCTGGCAGCTTTCCTCAAAAA GTCTGGGAAGCTGAAAGTCCCTGAATGGGTGGACACCGTCAAGCTGGCCAAGCATAAAGAGCTTGCTCCCTACGATGAGAACTGGTTCTACACACGAGCTG ctTCCACAGCACGGCACCTGTACCTCCGGGGCGGCGCTGGGGTCGGCTCCATGACCAAGATCTACGGGGGACGCCAGAGAAACGGGGTCATGCCTAGCCACTTCAGTAGAGGCTCCAAGAGTGTGGCCCGCAGGGTCCTGCAAGCCCTAGAGGGGCTGAAAATGGTGGAAAAGGACCAAGATGG GGGCCGCAAACTGACACCTCAGGGACAGAGAGATCTGGACAGAATCGCCGGACAG GTGGCAGCTGCCAACAAGAAGCATTAG